The following proteins are co-located in the Chlorogloeopsis sp. ULAP01 genome:
- a CDS encoding phage holin family protein has product MLGILITWIVTTISFLIISRIPALGIEIDSLKKAAITAAVFGILNAILLPILTIFTFPFIILTLGLFFFVLNSIIFSLAARLVNGFSLRHGFWSATLGSLALTFINSILLALVAPFT; this is encoded by the coding sequence ATGCTCGGCATCCTCATTACTTGGATAGTAACCACCATTAGCTTTTTAATTATTTCCAGAATACCAGCTTTGGGAATTGAAATAGATAGTTTGAAAAAAGCAGCGATCACAGCGGCTGTATTTGGAATTTTAAATGCTATTTTGCTTCCCATTTTGACCATTTTTACATTCCCATTCATTATCCTAACGTTGGGATTATTCTTTTTTGTTTTAAATTCGATTATCTTTAGTTTAGCTGCTCGCTTAGTAAATGGTTTTAGCTTACGTCATGGCTTTTGGAGTGCTACTCTAGGTTCTCTGGCTCTGACATTTATTAACTCTATTCTTTTAGCACTTGTGGCACCATTTACTTAG
- a CDS encoding glycogen debranching N-terminal domain-containing protein encodes MRINVGTPNLTINHGRTFMVTDLSGNIHPETNQGIFSDDTRFLSYYNCYLNGKNWIRLTSTTTAYYADRVYLVNPEFTTDDGSYTKGTLSLIISRVASEGIREELQLTNYGCKKVHFNLEIALRSDFADIFEVESQKFVRRGHIETQWNKEQSELVTTYTNGDFFQCLSYRLANCPVQPHYGNGRIIFEITLEPGATWNTCCLYTLADNKHVRKPVDLSYQQAIETGLDEVQQLWRNIVTDVTCSDGDITRLYRQSVEDLGALRLYDYKFTKDTWIPAAGVPKFVTLFGRDSLIVSLQNMIVHPGFVRGTLQKLAELQAQEWDDWRDAEPGKILHEIRMGELAYFNKIPHTPYYGAADTAPLFLIALHEAWKWLGDEEMLRDYRDVAIGCLEWIEKYGDLDNDGLQEYRKRSKDGLDNQSWKDSGDAIVYPDGSQVNAPKALCELQGYAFDAYMRMAEAFDVLGEDNYATELRTKATQLQARFEEKFWCEDLSFYALALDPDKQPIRTVASNAGHCLWSGIVSPERAELVVKRLLQPQMWSGWGIRTISTQNPAYNPFSYHLGSIWPHDNGIIALGFKRYGFAKEVAQVAGGIFDAAKYFASYRLPELFAGIAVEPGAFPVPYLEANVPQAWAAASVFHLLQAMLGLQADAPKNQLYVDPYLPEWLPDITLRQVEIGKALVDLKFWREGNITRWDAAVTQGDVEVKQQAWHQILATS; translated from the coding sequence ATGAGAATAAATGTTGGCACTCCAAATTTAACAATTAACCACGGCAGAACCTTTATGGTGACTGATTTAAGTGGCAATATTCATCCTGAAACTAACCAAGGTATTTTTTCGGATGATACTCGATTCTTGAGCTACTATAACTGCTATTTAAACGGTAAAAATTGGATACGTCTAACTTCTACAACAACTGCTTATTATGCAGATCGCGTTTATCTCGTCAATCCGGAATTTACAACTGATGATGGCTCTTATACCAAGGGTACATTGTCACTAATTATTAGTCGGGTTGCCAGCGAGGGTATTCGTGAAGAGTTGCAGCTTACCAACTATGGATGCAAAAAAGTTCATTTCAATCTAGAAATTGCCCTGCGTTCAGACTTTGCTGATATCTTTGAGGTTGAATCTCAAAAGTTCGTCCGTCGCGGACACATTGAAACACAATGGAACAAAGAACAAAGTGAACTGGTAACTACTTACACCAATGGTGATTTTTTCCAGTGTCTCAGTTATCGTTTAGCCAACTGTCCCGTGCAACCCCATTATGGTAATGGGCGGATTATTTTTGAGATTACCCTAGAACCTGGTGCTACCTGGAATACTTGTTGCCTTTACACCCTGGCAGACAATAAACACGTTCGTAAACCAGTAGACTTGTCTTACCAACAAGCCATTGAAACGGGGTTGGATGAAGTTCAACAACTTTGGCGAAATATTGTGACTGATGTTACCTGCTCAGATGGGGATATTACTAGACTTTATCGCCAATCAGTTGAAGACTTGGGGGCATTACGACTATATGACTACAAATTTACTAAGGATACTTGGATACCTGCGGCGGGTGTACCCAAGTTCGTGACTTTGTTTGGTCGTGATAGTTTGATTGTTAGCCTGCAAAATATGATTGTGCATCCTGGTTTTGTGAGGGGAACGTTGCAAAAACTTGCCGAACTCCAAGCTCAAGAGTGGGATGATTGGCGAGATGCCGAACCAGGTAAGATTCTGCACGAGATTCGCATGGGTGAATTGGCGTATTTCAATAAAATACCGCACACCCCCTATTACGGCGCAGCCGATACCGCTCCTTTATTTTTAATCGCCCTGCATGAGGCTTGGAAATGGCTGGGGGATGAGGAGATGTTACGAGACTATCGAGATGTAGCTATAGGTTGCTTGGAATGGATAGAAAAATATGGCGATTTGGATAATGATGGTTTGCAGGAGTACCGAAAGCGCTCAAAAGATGGACTCGACAATCAAAGTTGGAAAGATTCTGGTGATGCGATCGTTTACCCTGATGGTAGCCAGGTGAACGCTCCCAAGGCATTGTGCGAACTCCAAGGTTACGCTTTTGATGCGTATATGCGCATGGCAGAAGCTTTTGATGTTTTGGGAGAAGACAACTACGCCACAGAACTACGCACCAAGGCTACCCAACTGCAAGCACGCTTTGAAGAAAAGTTTTGGTGTGAGGATTTAAGCTTTTATGCCCTAGCCCTCGATCCTGATAAACAACCTATTCGTACTGTTGCTTCAAATGCTGGTCATTGTCTTTGGAGTGGTATTGTTAGTCCTGAGCGAGCAGAACTTGTAGTGAAAAGACTTTTGCAACCCCAGATGTGGAGTGGCTGGGGCATTCGCACAATATCCACTCAAAACCCTGCATATAATCCTTTTTCTTACCACTTAGGTTCAATTTGGCCCCATGATAACGGTATTATTGCCTTGGGATTTAAACGCTATGGTTTTGCTAAAGAGGTAGCGCAGGTTGCTGGTGGGATTTTTGATGCCGCAAAATACTTTGCTAGCTATCGCTTGCCAGAACTATTTGCCGGAATAGCGGTAGAACCAGGAGCCTTTCCAGTTCCCTATCTAGAAGCCAATGTGCCACAAGCTTGGGCGGCGGCATCGGTTTTTCATCTTCTGCAAGCGATGCTGGGTTTGCAAGCAGACGCTCCCAAAAATCAACTTTACGTCGATCCATATTTACCAGAATGGTTACCTGATATTACCCTCCGCCAAGTAGAAATTGGTAAGGCTCTTGTGGATTTGAAGTTTTGGCGTGAAGGTAATATTACGCGTTGGGATGCTGCTGTTACTCAAGGTGATGTTGAAGTGAAACAACAAGCTTGGCACCAGATCCTGGCAACATCTTGA
- a CDS encoding phosphatidylserine/phosphatidylglycerophosphate/cardiolipin synthase family protein, producing the protein MELLATALGWLGAIALFAGFLFIVVFYFRGAFRDYIDYRAINVPSPDEHRFAVALGSLSNSLRTSGYVNGFWFEADEIQSARLETIRSAKRCIHFETFFMTPGHRANDFAAALAEQAAAGVEVQIVVDHYGTKKLPQKYWKRLKAAGVEVRFFKSFSWKAPFDYAGRTHRKLLLIDGKTALIGGAGISDYWDGQKKFGDTAPWFDFEFSLEGAVVSVLEGMFMQHWAAARGTVDLGAENFHPDPPVAAMILVTPGDAPSNLSSSIRALFTTAIFAAKERVWIASPYFLPDHQSRQALIAAKKRGIDVRILTCGPHNDKKLVYYASGELYGDLLRVGIKIYEHQPSMLHGKCLLVDDQWVSTGSANFDPRSFFHNDELNISTAEPQMVEHIKQIFHTGIERSQLISMTGWRTRPLWKRIIGRLVLFLQSQL; encoded by the coding sequence ATGGAGCTACTTGCTACCGCTTTGGGGTGGCTAGGCGCGATCGCCCTCTTCGCCGGATTTCTCTTCATCGTCGTCTTCTATTTTCGAGGAGCCTTCCGCGATTATATCGACTACAGAGCCATAAATGTTCCCAGTCCAGATGAACACCGTTTTGCTGTTGCTTTAGGCAGTTTATCTAATTCTTTACGCACAAGCGGTTACGTCAACGGTTTTTGGTTTGAGGCGGATGAGATTCAATCGGCACGGTTAGAGACAATTCGGAGTGCCAAGCGATGCATTCACTTTGAGACATTTTTTATGACTCCGGGGCATCGTGCCAACGATTTTGCTGCTGCCTTAGCCGAGCAGGCTGCTGCTGGTGTTGAAGTGCAAATAGTTGTCGATCACTACGGTACAAAAAAATTACCTCAAAAGTATTGGAAACGACTAAAGGCAGCTGGTGTAGAGGTTCGCTTCTTTAAATCTTTTAGTTGGAAAGCTCCGTTTGATTATGCCGGGCGCACTCACCGCAAGCTACTGCTCATTGATGGAAAAACTGCTTTGATTGGTGGTGCTGGAATTTCTGATTATTGGGATGGGCAGAAAAAATTTGGCGATACGGCTCCTTGGTTTGACTTTGAGTTCTCCTTAGAAGGAGCCGTGGTGTCGGTTCTGGAAGGAATGTTCATGCAGCACTGGGCAGCGGCTCGCGGCACAGTAGACTTGGGTGCAGAAAATTTTCATCCCGATCCACCAGTGGCAGCAATGATTCTCGTAACTCCGGGTGACGCCCCTTCTAATCTTTCTTCTTCAATCAGAGCCTTATTTACTACGGCTATTTTTGCAGCCAAAGAGCGAGTTTGGATTGCTAGTCCTTATTTTTTGCCCGACCATCAGTCACGTCAAGCCCTGATCGCAGCAAAGAAAAGGGGAATTGACGTGCGTATTCTTACCTGTGGGCCACATAACGATAAAAAATTAGTTTACTACGCCTCTGGTGAGCTTTACGGAGACTTACTCCGAGTAGGGATCAAAATTTACGAGCATCAGCCAAGTATGCTGCACGGTAAGTGCTTGTTAGTTGACGATCAATGGGTGAGTACCGGCAGTGCTAACTTCGATCCCCGCAGCTTCTTCCACAATGATGAACTGAATATCTCTACTGCGGAACCGCAAATGGTGGAACACATCAAGCAGATTTTCCATACTGGCATTGAGCGCAGCCAACTAATTAGTATGACAGGCTGGCGTACTCGGCCGTTGTGGAAGCGAATTATTGGACGTTTAGTTCTGTTCTTACAATCACAACTTTAG
- a CDS encoding beta-Ig-H3/fasciclin, which yields MNKKFVFLASAVGLSLLIGACEPAAETPTTTPPAGTTPVPPAGTTPVPPAGTTPPATPTTP from the coding sequence ATGAACAAAAAATTTGTTTTTCTAGCTTCAGCAGTTGGACTAAGCCTACTAATAGGTGCCTGCGAACCTGCTGCCGAGACTCCAACAACAACACCACCAGCAGGTACAACACCAGTACCACCAGCAGGTACAACACCAGTGCCACCAGCAGGTACAACACCACCAGCGACTCCGACTACTCCTTAA